In the Dysidea avara chromosome 14, odDysAvar1.4, whole genome shotgun sequence genome, TTGATAAAGCATCCGCACTAACATTGTGCTTCCCTGCCCGGTGGATTATCTCTAAATCTAGCTCTTGAATTGCCATGCCCCCACCTAGCCAACTTCCCTGAAGGATGTGGTGTGTTTAAAAGAGCCTTCAAAGCTTCATGATCAGTAAAGACCCGGCAATGATACCCGTATATGTAATGGCGGAAATGCTTCAATGCCTACACACTTCAAGTGCTTCCAGTTCTGAAACACCATAATTCTTCTCATGAGGTTGCAGTGTACGACTGGCGTAAGCTATTGGTCTCACTCTAGAGTCATCTTGTTGCTGGGCCAAGACAGCTCCTAAACCTTTAATGGACGCATCAGTTTCCAATAGAAACTCTCGATCAAAGTTTGGAAAAACTAGTACTGTGGTTCCTGTCAGAAGCTCtttaatcttttcaaaagtacTCTGGCACTGTGCAGTCCAAcaaaaatcaacacctttacgaGTAAGAGTAAACAAAGGTCCAGCCACTCTGGAGAAATTAGGAATAAATCTCCTATAATATGAAGCTAAACCCAAAAATGATCTCAACGATTTCAAATCAGTAGGGGTGGGAAACTGTTACACCGCTTCCACCTTTGCTGGGTCAGCAGCAACCCCATCCTCAGAGATGGTGTGTCCCAAGTACTCTACTGTCTGTCTCACTAATTTACACTTCTGTGGCTTCAGTGTTAACTTGGCTGTTCTGAGTCGAGAAAAGACTTCCTGTAAATTCATCAGATGCTCTGTGAATGTCCTGCCCATCACAAGAATGTCATCGAGGTGAACCATGCAGCATTCACGAGTCAGCCCATTCAGTACCACTTCCATTAGCCTCTGAAACGTAGCTGGTGCATTGCACAAACCAAATGGCATGGAGTTAAATTCATATAATCCGGAAGAGGTAATAAATGCTGTCTTCTCTCTAGACTCTGAATCCATACGTACCTGCCAATATCCAGATGCCAGATCAAGCGTAGAGAAGTAATGGTTCTGTGCTAGCAAATCCAAAGTGTCATCAATCCTTGGTAGAGGAAACACGTCAAGTTTGGTCACAGTGTTTAGCTTCctgtaatccacacaaaacCGCATTGAGCCATCCTTCTTACCTAGCCCATGAACTCTTTGAAGGTTCCACAATTCCTTGTTCCAACATACCTTGTACTAACTCTACAACTTTGTTACGGAGCGAGAAGGGCATCCACCTTGGTGGTTGATGAATTGGTGCATGATCACCCGTATCAATGGTATGTGTCACTAAATCAGTTGATCCAAGTTCAGATGGATCTAATGCAAATACATCAGCATTCTCCATCAGCAATTGTTGTAAATCACTCAGTTCATCCTCACTCAACTTGGCTTCGCTTAGTTGTAAATGATCCAACAATCTAGTGGACCTGTCAATTGGGGAATCTCCAGCACTTACACAACTAACAGTATTCTGACCACTTGACTGAATATCACACTCACTCTGCTCACTGTGTTCAGAAATGTCCAGGTCCGGGTGGTTCCCTACCAACTTCGCTGATGACAGTATTGCTTCAAGAGGTTCCACTTTTCCAATCACTGCTCCTCCCTTCTCAATGTAAAGTGGCTGCGAACTGGTATTTGTTACAATTAATGTAATAATACCAGTTCGCAGCCACTTTACATTTAATGTAATATTAGATCCTTCATTGGACCCTACAACTGCTTCCTCAAATGACAGTTCTTCAGCAATCTGCTTTCCTTCCCCTGGCTTGAACATTGAGAGTGAAAGATTCTGAATTCCAGTCACATGTGCCCTCACTAATTTCTGGTGCCTGGCTGGGACTCTGGTAGCCTGTAGCAAACAAACAACATGTGTTAAATTGTCACTTACTTCAACAGATTCTTTTACTAGGTCTTCTTCCATCATCTCGTTAGGCTTAACCTCAACTCCATCTAGTGTACTTGTCTTCACAGTACCTTGTAAAAGGTCAATCACAGTTCCATCATCCCTCTGGTGAATCAAAGTAATTCCAAGTGAAGCTAGCAAGTCAGTTCCTAATAGTAGGTCTACAGGCGCATCTTTCTGTACTTGCACCACTGCGGTCACAACAGCATTGGATAAGGATAATTTCACTTCCATTTGACCGATAATGTTCGAAGGCTCTCCTCCATAATTCTTTAGCAAAATAGAGGTTGGTTCTAACCTCGACAGAGCATAACTCTTCCACTGGTTGAGGTCATCAAATTTAGGCCGGTCTTGTTTTAGTATTTCTAGAGCAAACTTCAGTGACATTGTACTGGCAGGAGAACCAGTGTCAAGCAATGCTTGAGTTGGGAGTCCATTAACACTAATAGACATCTGGACTATTGGCCCTAGTGATCCTTTCTGCCCTGTAGTGATCCCATGCATAGTATCTGTCACCTCACTAATTGCTGCTTCCTTCACAGCCTCATTCAGTTCTTGTCGCAGTTTCACAATACGTTGCTGAACATCTGATGACCCTTCAGTTGGCACCACTGCATTCATTCTCTTAGTGACTATGCCTGCTTTTAGGTCTTGTGTTGCTGATGCTGGAGTCTCGGCTTCTTGGATGAAACCCTGTATGGACACTCGCTCTTGTAGTGCCCTGCCATTCCACACTGAAAACATTTAACTCTGCTACTACTTGTTGCTAGTATTTCCTTACTGACTGTCCTATGGCTTCTGGTTTGATCACCAGTTCTATTATTACCTTGGTAGCTTCTGGTGTAAGGCTTCTTGTAGTTATCATTTCCACCACTCCCAGCTATATTGAGTTCACGACTCTTGGCTTCCTCTAACCTTGTCCTGGTGAGTTGCTGCTCAAAGTTGCCTTCCAGTCCAGCTACTTTCTGTTTCAGCTCCGGCAATAACCCTGAAACAAACTGATATGCCAGCACAGACTTACCCATGGCCTGTGCTGCAGAACTTCCCCTTTGTGCTTGGGAATATGCTTTCTGGTAAAGACGTCGTAGATCCTGGGCATACTCATCTACAGTTTCACCCCTCTTCTGTTTCCTCTCATGGAAAAGACCACTCTGAATTGCCTCAATCTGAACCGGCATAAATCTCTTGGATAGCTCTTCCACCAGCAGACcataatttgtttgttgttCTGTAGAACAAGATCTATAAAATGCTAAAGCAGGTCCCCTCAGCCGAGTAGTTAGGTTGACTAGTTTAGCCTGTGCATTCCACCTAGCTAGAGTGGCTACCATCTCAAACTGTTCCAGCCAGTCCACAAACGTCTCACCATCATCTTCTTTACTATCACCAGCAAACTTTGTCAGTGGTGGTAGTTGCTGTGTAGCCAGTGCATAGCCTTCTGATGCTTGAATGGTGGCTCCTGTTCCTACTGGCTGCCCTGTACTGGTACTTGTAGTAGAACAAGTTACATAAACACTATCAGTGCTACTTACTACACCTTGTGTACTTACACTTTGGGCCATCATCCCATTTGTATTCATAGTTCCCACTGGACAACTCTGATTACTCTGGCTACATCCTGCACTAGATCTAGCACTCATAACACTGTTCATTGTTGGTAGAGTCCCCTGTCACTGGTAGTAGACAACGAAAATGACTGTTGGCCGGTAAATACTGGTCCCCATGGAGGGGGTGACATTCCAGTATTAGTTGTTGGTCCATGTGGTAAACCAGTAGCTACTTGGGGCtgttgtagtagtagtggtgtgatGGTTGTGTCACCCGTACTCCAGGTAGTGGCATATCCACTTGATACAGAACTAGATGTTGTCCACACTAGTGTAGGATCCCATAGTGGAGTTGCCATGGAAACCATTAAGCCTTgcgtactactactactactactactactactactactactgttttTAAGGGTAGTGACATTCCCAGACCATGGGGATGACAAAACAACATCTGTGCTAGCCCTACTAGAAGAAAAGAAACTCTTAGAAGTGGAAGAGGTCAAGGTAGATTCTGGCAAAACAGACATGTGTGTACCACTCCTTGATAAAGTTGTCCctggcagtgttgggcaagttactttgtaaaagtaactagttacatattacatattacttgcaactgaaccatttagttacagttacatattacccataaaataaagtaactgtaataatattacatattatattactttgtgcccacagccttaagctgtcacgtgtgaaactaccaccttatcacgtgacatgattgcattgttggacaatatgcaaattttggttataagtaagaagctggtgaataagcttcattcagtaggcctcgttacttcattgtggctaggcgttactcagagagGATAAcaaacgagattagtaacttcgttacttgtagtaataatattacttaatattagattcgttacagtaactatattacttaggtaactcgttacatttgtaagcaaagtagcttgtgttatattacctgtttttatagcgtatttcgttatattactttgttaccacaaaagtaataatattacgtaacgcgttacatatgtaacgcgttactcccaacactggtccCTGGACTACTCACCAAATGGCTTCCTACAGTCTTATCGCCCCAGCTGTTCCCAGAAGAAACCCCAGAAGTCACAGATAGTCTAGTCTCCAAAGATGTGGAAGGGGTTCTGGCTCCTTCAGACCTCTGTTCTCTGACACCGTCCTCCATAAAACTTGATCGTTCTGGCAGCTTGGTAACTGCCGTTTTTGAGTGATG is a window encoding:
- the LOC136244067 gene encoding uncharacterized protein, producing the protein MNSVMSARSSAGCSQSNQSCPVGTMNTNGMMAQSVSTQGVVSSTDSVYVTCSTTSTSTGQPVGTGATIQASEGYALATQQLPPLTKFAGDSKEDDGETFVDWLEQFEMVATLARWNAQAKLVNLTTRLRGPALAFYRSCSTEQQTNYGLLVEELSKRFMPVQIEAIQSGLFHERKQKRGETVDEYAQDLRRLYQKAYSQAQRGSSAAQAMGKSVLAYQFVSGLLPELKQKVAGLEGNFEQQLTRTRLEEAKSRELNIAGSGGNDNYKKPYTRSYQVWNGRALQERVSIQGFIQEAETPASATQDLKAGIVTKRMNAVVPTEGSSDVQQRIVKLRQELNEAVKEAAISEVTDTMHGITTGQKGSLGPIVQMSISVNGLPTQALLDTGSPASTMSLKFALEILKQDRPKFDDLNQWKSYALSRLEPTSILLKNYGGEPSNIIGQMEVKLSLSNAVVTAVVQVQKDAPVDLLLGTDLLASLGITLIHQRDDGTVIDLLQGTVKTSTLDGVEVKPNEMMEEDLVKESVEVSDNLTHVVCLLQATRVPARHQKLVRAHVTGIQNLSLSMFKPGEGKQIAEELSFEEAVVGSNEGSNITLNVKWLRTGIITLIVTNTSSQPLYIEKGGAVIGKVEPLEAILSSAKLVGNHPDLDISEHSEQSECDIQSSGQNTVSCVSAGDSPIDRSTRLLDHLQLSEAKLSEDELSDLQQLLMENADVFALDPSELGSTDLVTHTIDTGDHAPIHQPPRWMPFSLRNKVVELVQGMLEQGIVEPSKSSWAR